One region of Quercus lobata isolate SW786 chromosome 2, ValleyOak3.0 Primary Assembly, whole genome shotgun sequence genomic DNA includes:
- the LOC115975360 gene encoding cation/H(+) antiporter 18-like produces MATNASACPAAMQATSNGLFQGDNPLHFSLPLAIVQICLVVALTRILAFLLRPLRQPRVIAEIVGGILLGPSALGHNQDYLNAIFPSRSLTVLDTLANLGLLFFLFLIGLELDPRSIRRTGKKALCIAMAGISFPFALGIGTSFVLKGSISKGVDGPPFLVFMGVALSITAFPVLARILAELKLLTTDVGRMAMSAAAVNDVAAWILLALAISLSGTGRSPLVSLWVFLCGAGFVLCLSIIVPPIFKWMAQRCPEGEPVDELYVCATLAAVLAAGFVTDAIGIHALFGAFVMGVLVPKEGPFAGALVEKVEDLVSGLFLPLYFVSSGLKTNITTIRGPQSWGLLVLVIVTACFGKIVGTVVVSLLCKVPVQEAVALGILMNTKGLVELIVLNIGKDRKVLNDQTFAIMVLMAIFTTFITTPLVMAVYKPAKRMSKAYHKNRTIERNDSNAQLRILACFHSTTNIPAMINLIEASRGTEKKEGLCVYALHLMELTERPSAILMVHKARKNGLPFWNKGRHSDHNQIVVAFEAFQQLSRVSIRPMTAISPMTNIHEDICTSAESKGASMIILPFHKHQRFDGALETTRNDYRWVNRRVLEHAPCSVGILVDRGLGGSTHVSASNVCSTLTVLFFGGGDDREALAYGARMAEHPGISLTVIHFIISPEIAQEVVNIGETSNTSEGSGDEKFLVEFKQKYLKDSSIKFEERVVRNAAETIDVILECSRCDLFLVGRMHEVTTLNVKSDCLELGQVGSLLTSPDFSTSASVLVVQQYHNQRVSNSGSAKRVVILPDEDTNVLPEEDLESK; encoded by the exons ATGGCCACAAATGCTAGTGCATGTCCGGCAGCCATGCAGGCTACATCAAATGGGTTGTTCCAAGGGGATAATCCTCTTCATTTTTCACTCCCCCTTGCCATCGTGCAGATATGTCTTGTGGTTGCACTCACACGTATTCTTGCTTTTCTTTTGAGGCCATTAAGACAGCCTCGGGTGATTGCAGAGATTGTG GGTGGAATATTACTTGGTCCGTCTGCTCTAGGTCACAACCAGGACTATCTAAATGCAATTTTTCCATCTAGAAGCCTCACAGTGTTGGATACTTTAGCCAATCTTGGTCTgctcttctttttatttcttatagGCCTAGAGTTAGACCCAAGGTCAATTCGTCGGACTGGAAAGAAAGCTTTATGCATAGCCATGGCGGGAATCAGCTTTCCCTTTGCATTAGGAATTGGAACATCATTTGTCCTCAAAGGAAGTATTTCCAAAGGTGTAGATGGACCCCCATTTCTTGTGTTCATGGGGGTCGCCCTTTCTATTACCGCCTTCCCTGTCTTGGCCCGAATTTTGGCTGAACTTAAGCTATTAACCACTGATGTTGGCCGAATGGCCATGTCAGCAGCAGCTGTCAATGATGTGGCTGCATGGATTCTACTTGCTCTTGCCATTTCCCTCTCTGGTACTGGCCGTTCTCCTCTTGTTTCATTATGGGTTTTCTTGTGTGGAGCTGGTTTTGTTCTATGTCTGTCAATCATTGTCCCTCCTATCTTTAAATGGATGGCACAGCGTTGCCCCGAGGGTGAGCCAGTTGACGAGTTGTATGTATGTGCTACTTTAGCTGCAGTTTTGGCAGCTGGGTTTGTCACTGATGCTATTGGAATTCATGCCCTCTTTGGTGCATTTGTCATGGGAGTTCTTGTCCCAAAGGAAGGGCCATTTGCAGGTGCTCTTGTGGAAAAAGTTGAGGATCTTGTATCTGGTCTCTTCCTTCCATTGTACTTCGTCTCAAGTGGATTGAAAACCAATATAACTACAATTCGAGGACCTCAGTCATGGGGTCTTCTTGTTTTAGTCATTGTTACAGCATGTTTTGGGAAGATTGTTGGTACTGTAGTTGTCTCCCTTCTTTGCAAAGTGCCTGTTCAGGAGGCTGTAGCTTTGGGGATCCTGATGAATACTAAAGGCTTGGTGGAACTCATTGTCCTCAACATTGGCAAAGACAGAAAG GTATTGAATGATCAAACATTTGCTATCATGGTTCTGATGGCTATCTTCACAACCTTTATTACGACACCTTTAGTTATGGCAGTATATAAGCCAGCTAAAAGAATGAGTAAGGCCTATCACAAGAATAGAACAATTGAGAGAAATGATTCAAATGCTCAACTTCGGATTTTGGCCTGTTTCCACAGTACTACAAACATCCCTGCGATGATTAATCTCATTGAGGCTTCACGTGGgactgaaaagaaagaaggacTTTGTGTGTATGCATTGCATCTCATGGAGCTAACTGAGAGGCCATCTGCAATTCTGATGGTCCACAAGGCAAGAAAGAATGGGCTACCCTTTTGGAATAAGGGGCGGCATTCAGATCACAATCAAATTGTTGTAGCTTTTGAGGCCTTCCAGCAGCTAAGCCGTGTGTCCATTCGCCCAATGACAGCAATATCTCCAATGACTAACATTCACGAGGACATATGCACGAGTGCTGAGAGTAAAGGAGCATCAATGATAATTCTCCCATTCCACAAACATCAGAGGTTTGATGGAGCATTGGAGACAACTCGAAATGATTATCGTTGGGTTAACCGGAGAGTTCTTGAGCATGCACCATGCTCTGTGGGGATCTTGGTGGACCGTGGACTTGGTGGAAGCACCCATGTATCTGCAAGCAATGTTTGTTCAACCTTAACTGTCTTATTCTTTGGGGGTGGTGATGATCGCGAAGCCCTTGCCTATGGGGCTCGAATGGCTGAACACCCTGGTATTAGTTTAACAGTCATTCACTTCATAATAAGCCCTGAGATTGCACAAGAGGTTGTTAATATTGGTGAAACCTCCAATACTTCAGAAGGATCTGGAGATGAAAAGTTTCTTGTTGAATTCAAACAAAAGTATTTAAAGGACAGCTCAATCaaatttgaagagagagttgtgAGAAATGCTGCAGAAACTATTGATGTCATTTTAGAATGTAGTCGATGTGATCTGTTTTTGGTCGGTAGAATGCATGAGGTTACTACTTTAAATGTGAAGAGTGATTGCCTTGAACTGGGCCAAGTTGGTAGCTTGTTGACTTCTCCTGATTTCTCAACATCAGCATCAGTATTGGTGGTGCAACAGTATCATAACCAGAGAGTTTCAAATTCAGGGTCTGCTAAGAGAGTAGTAATATTACCGGATGAAGATACAAATGTGTTGCCTGAGGAAGATTTGGAATCTAAATGA